Sequence from the Gemmatimonadaceae bacterium genome:
CTGTCGAGCCGCGGCACCAAGCCGGAGTTGCGCGTGGCGCTCAACCGCGGGCTCGCCGGAACAATGGGGGTGAGCGTGGGGCAGGTCGCGAACGCGCTCCGGCCGGCGTTTGCCGGCGTCGATGCCGGCAATTGGATCGATCCCGCCGGTGAGACGCGGTATGTGCGTGTGCGACTCCCCGCCGAGTCCCGCGAGAACGCCGCCGACCTGGCGAACCTGCCGCTCGTGCTCCCCGCGCAGGGGACCGGTGCGCCCGTCACGGTCCCGCTGTCGCAGATCGCCACGATCTCGACCGGCGTCGGACCGGCGCAGATTCAGCACTATCAGCGCGAGCGCTCTGTCACCATCGGGGCGAACCTCGAGCAGTCGTTGGGCACCGTCAAGCAGACGCTCAATGCCAAGCTGACCAGCCTGCGATTGCCGGAGGGCTATCGCATCACCGAAGGCGGGCAGCTCAAGAGCCAGACCGAAGTGTTCGGCAGCATCGGCGCGGCGCTCGGCATCGCCGTGCTGCTGATGTACCTCATTCTCGTCGTGCAGTTCGGCAGCTTCCTCGATCCGCTGGCGATTCTGATGTCGCTGCCGCTCTCGCTCATCGGCGTGGTGCTCGCGCTGCTGATCACCGGCGATACGCTCAACATCATGAGTCTGATCGGGGTGATCCTGCTCATGGGCATCGTGGCCAAGAACGCCATTCTTCTCATCGACTTCGCCAAGTGGACGCGCGAGGAGAAGGGGCTGCCGCTGCGCGAGGCCCTGATCGAGGCCGGAGCGATTCGCTTGCGCCCCATTCTCATGACGACGCTCGCGCTGATCGCCGGCATGATTCCGGTGGCGCTGGGGTTGGGCGAGGGCGCCGACTTCCGCGCGCCGCTCGGTCGCGCGGTCATTGGCGGGACGATCACCTCCACGCTGCTCACGCTCTTCGTGATTCCCACCGTGTATGAGATTCTCGATGGGTGGCGCGAGCGCGTGCTGCGACTGGTCGGGATGCGGCGTGACTCGGCCGCCCCGGCGCACGGGGAGCCCATCACCGCGGAGCCCGCGTAAACCAGTGCGCGTCGGGCGCTCGCGTTGGCTGCTGGGCATCCCGCTGCTGGGGATTCCTCTGCTCGTGATCACGGCTGGCGCGCCCGCCCGGCGCGTGTCGGTTGCAGATCCTGTGGTAAGCGTGCGGCTGCTGCAGTCGGTCAGCAGCGATCCGGCGCACGTGGGGCGGGCCGTGCACGCCTCGCTGCTGGCACCGCTCCGCACGGCCGACGGCCATGACTGGCCGGCCGGGGCGGTGTGGCACGGTCGCCTGGTGGCGGTCGATGTGCGGCATGAGCACGGCAGCCGTCATCGGTTGCGCGTCCAGTGGGATTCCCTCTGCGCGGCGCGCTGTGCGGGCGTCACCGCGCAGGTGAGTGGTGTGGATGATGCGCGGGAGTCGGTTGACAGCACTGGTTGGATCGTCGGCCAGCGGGCGATCGCGTTCTGGCGTGATCCCCGAACCTGGGTGCTCACCGCCATGGAGCCGCTCATGCCGGCGGCGGCCACGTTGGCGCTGGTGGCGGCGCGCGGCGTCACCCACCTGCGCGACCGCCGCATTGCCCTGCCCGCGGGCAGTGATCTGTTCGTCCGCATTCGGGCGATCGAGGGCGCGCCGCTGGTGGCCGCGCCGCAGCCGCGTCACAACGCCGATCCGCAACTCAGCGGGCTGCTGCGGGAGCGGCTGCCGCGGCGGGCGCTGACGGCCGGTGCCCGCGCGGCGGGTGACTGGATCAATGTC
This genomic interval carries:
- a CDS encoding LssY C-terminal domain-containing protein; the protein is MRVGRSRWLLGIPLLGIPLLVITAGAPARRVSVADPVVSVRLLQSVSSDPAHVGRAVHASLLAPLRTADGHDWPAGAVWHGRLVAVDVRHEHGSRHRLRVQWDSLCAARCAGVTAQVSGVDDARESVDSTGWIVGQRAIAFWRDPRTWVLTAMEPLMPAAATLALVAARGVTHLRDRRIALPAGSDLFVRIRAIEGAPLVAAPQPRHNADPQLSGLLRERLPRRALTAGARAAGDWINVVLVGSTAQVEAAFAAAGWDIPERMSTHADLETFLRSAAGRGYVHQPVSAQTLDGRPPDLIFQHVTDTFTQRHHVRIWRAATQFEGDTLWLAAGTHDIGMTVSKVHRNLTHRIDPRIDGERDVIVRDLRWGVPGATLSWVIDVPKQGTIESDGAIAVVRLPR